One stretch of Streptomyces sp. MMBL 11-1 DNA includes these proteins:
- a CDS encoding ABC transporter ATP-binding protein, translating to MDIRVEQLVAGYAGRTVVDQVDLAVPSGQVVAIVGPNGCGKSTLLRTMARLHQPRSGRVFVGEADVWRLRQRDAAHRIALLPQAPQAPESVTVAGLVRYGRHPHQGLFRQWSREDENAVAHALEATGTAALAGRRLDQLSGGQRQRCWLAMSLAQETPVVLLDEPTSALDIGHAVEVLDLVREVAAQGRTIVMVLHDLAAAARYADLLIAMRDGRIVASGPPRETVDTALVQELYGIEAEILTATSDGAPVVVPAVRVPAAGV from the coding sequence GTGGACATCCGTGTGGAACAGCTCGTCGCTGGATACGCCGGTCGTACGGTCGTGGACCAGGTCGACCTGGCGGTGCCCTCCGGGCAGGTCGTGGCGATCGTGGGCCCCAACGGCTGTGGCAAATCGACCCTCCTGCGCACCATGGCCCGGCTCCACCAGCCCCGTTCCGGCCGGGTGTTCGTCGGCGAGGCCGACGTCTGGCGACTGCGTCAGCGCGACGCCGCCCACCGGATCGCCCTGCTGCCCCAGGCCCCGCAGGCGCCGGAGTCGGTCACCGTCGCCGGACTCGTACGGTACGGACGCCACCCGCACCAGGGGCTGTTCCGTCAGTGGTCCCGGGAGGACGAGAACGCGGTCGCCCATGCCCTGGAGGCCACCGGCACGGCCGCACTGGCCGGCCGCCGGCTCGACCAGCTCTCCGGCGGTCAGCGCCAACGCTGCTGGCTCGCCATGTCCCTCGCCCAGGAGACCCCCGTCGTCCTGCTCGACGAGCCCACCAGCGCCCTCGACATCGGCCACGCCGTGGAGGTGCTGGACCTGGTCCGCGAAGTCGCCGCGCAGGGCCGCACCATCGTGATGGTGCTCCACGACCTCGCCGCCGCCGCACGGTACGCCGACCTCCTGATCGCGATGCGCGACGGGCGGATCGTCGCCTCGGGGCCGCCCCGGGAGACCGTGGACACCGCCCTGGTCCAGGAGCTCTACGGCATCGAGGCGGAGATCCTCACCGCGACCTCCGACGGGGCGCCCGTCGTCGTACCGGCCGTCCGCGTGCCGGCGGCCGGCGTGTGA
- the scpA gene encoding methylmalonyl-CoA mutase: protein MPTPPTDQEPSVPDFSDVPLTSAAPPAGSAAQWRTAVTEAADGAEAPLWETPEGITVKPLYTGEDLEGLDALHSYPGIAPYLRGPYPTMYVNQPWTIRQYAGFSTAEESNAFYRRNLAAGQKGLSVAFDLPTHRGYDSDHPRVTGDVGMAGVAIDSIYDMRQLFDGIPLDRMSVSMTMNGAVLPVLALYIVAAEEQGVPPEKLTGTIQNDILKEFMVRNTYIYPPSPSMRIISDIFAFTSQKMPRYNSISISGYHIQEAGATADLELAYTLADGVEYLRAGQEAGLDVDAFAPRLSFFWAIGMNFFMEVAKLRAARLLWARLVKQFDPKNPKSLSLRTHSQTSGWSLTAQDVFNNVTRTCVEAMAATQGHTQSLHTNALDEALALPTDFSARIARNTQLLLQQESGTCRVIDPWGGSAYVEKLTRDLADRAWQHIEEVEAAGGMAKAIDAGIPKLRVEEAAARTQARIDSGRQPVIGVNKYRVETDEKIDVLKVDNSSVRTQQIEKLRRLREERDEMACQEALRALTAAAERDPGPGLEGNLLALAVDAARAMATVGEISDALEKVYGRHAGQIRTISGVYRKEAGESPSVDRTRALVEAFEEAEGRRPRILVAKMGQDGHDRGQKVIATAFADLGFDVDVGPLFQTPGEVARQAVEADVHIVGVSSLAAGHLTLVPALREELAAEGREDIMIVVGGVIPPQDIEALHEAGAASVFPPGTVIPDAAHDLVTRLGAALGHEL from the coding sequence ATGCCGACACCGCCCACGGATCAGGAACCCTCCGTTCCCGACTTCTCCGACGTGCCGCTCACGTCCGCCGCACCGCCCGCCGGCTCCGCCGCGCAGTGGCGGACGGCCGTGACCGAAGCCGCCGACGGCGCCGAGGCCCCGCTCTGGGAGACGCCCGAGGGCATCACGGTCAAGCCGCTCTACACCGGTGAGGACCTGGAGGGTCTGGACGCGCTGCACTCGTATCCGGGGATCGCCCCGTATCTGCGCGGGCCCTACCCGACGATGTACGTCAACCAGCCCTGGACGATCCGTCAGTACGCCGGGTTCTCCACGGCCGAGGAGTCCAACGCCTTCTACCGGCGCAACCTGGCCGCCGGGCAGAAGGGGCTCTCCGTCGCCTTCGACCTGCCGACCCACCGGGGGTACGACAGCGACCACCCCCGGGTGACCGGCGACGTCGGCATGGCCGGGGTGGCGATCGACTCGATCTACGACATGCGCCAGCTGTTCGACGGCATTCCGCTGGACCGGATGTCGGTGTCGATGACGATGAACGGCGCGGTGCTCCCCGTGCTGGCGCTGTACATCGTGGCCGCCGAGGAACAGGGCGTACCGCCCGAGAAGCTGACCGGGACCATTCAGAACGACATTCTGAAGGAGTTCATGGTCCGCAACACCTACATCTATCCGCCGTCGCCCTCGATGCGGATCATCTCCGACATCTTCGCGTTCACCTCGCAGAAGATGCCACGCTACAACTCCATCTCGATCTCCGGCTATCACATCCAGGAGGCCGGGGCGACGGCCGATCTGGAACTGGCGTACACGCTCGCCGACGGGGTGGAGTATCTGCGCGCCGGTCAGGAAGCCGGCCTGGACGTCGACGCGTTCGCGCCGCGGCTGTCGTTCTTCTGGGCGATCGGCATGAACTTCTTCATGGAGGTCGCCAAGTTGCGGGCGGCCCGGCTCCTCTGGGCGCGCCTGGTGAAGCAGTTCGACCCGAAGAACCCCAAGTCGCTTTCCCTGCGCACCCATTCGCAGACCTCGGGGTGGTCGCTCACCGCGCAGGACGTGTTCAACAATGTGACGCGTACGTGCGTGGAGGCGATGGCCGCGACGCAGGGGCACACCCAGTCGCTGCACACCAACGCGCTGGACGAGGCGTTGGCGCTGCCCACCGATTTCTCCGCCCGCATCGCCCGTAACACGCAGCTCCTCCTCCAGCAGGAGTCCGGCACCTGCCGGGTCATCGACCCGTGGGGCGGCAGCGCGTACGTGGAGAAGCTGACGCGGGACCTGGCGGACCGGGCCTGGCAGCACATCGAGGAGGTCGAGGCCGCCGGCGGCATGGCGAAGGCCATCGACGCGGGCATCCCCAAGCTCCGGGTGGAGGAGGCCGCCGCCCGCACACAGGCGCGGATCGACTCCGGGCGGCAGCCGGTGATCGGGGTGAACAAGTACCGGGTGGAGACCGACGAGAAGATCGACGTCCTCAAGGTCGACAACTCCTCGGTGCGCACCCAGCAGATCGAGAAGCTGCGCCGGCTGCGCGAGGAGCGCGACGAGATGGCGTGCCAGGAGGCGCTGCGCGCGCTGACGGCCGCCGCCGAGCGCGACCCGGGGCCGGGCCTGGAGGGCAACCTGCTGGCGCTGGCGGTCGACGCGGCGCGGGCGATGGCCACGGTCGGGGAGATCTCGGACGCACTGGAGAAGGTGTACGGGCGGCACGCCGGGCAGATCCGTACGATCTCCGGTGTGTACCGCAAAGAGGCAGGAGAGTCCCCTTCGGTGGACCGCACCCGCGCACTGGTCGAGGCCTTCGAGGAGGCGGAGGGCCGCCGGCCGCGCATCCTGGTCGCCAAGATGGGGCAGGACGGGCACGACCGGGGCCAGAAGGTGATCGCCACGGCCTTCGCCGACCTGGGCTTCGACGTGGACGTCGGCCCGCTGTTCCAGACGCCGGGCGAGGTGGCGCGGCAGGCCGTCGAGGCCGATGTGCACATCGTGGGCGTCTCGTCGCTGGCGGCGGGGCACCTGACCCTGGTGCCGGCGCTGCGCGAGGAGCTGGCCGCCGAGGGGCGCGAGGACATCATGATCGTGGTGGGCGGGGTGATTCCGCCGCAGGACATCGAGGCGCTGCACGAGGCCGGCGCGGCATCCGTCTTCCCGCCGGGGACGGTGATCCCGGACGCGGCCCACGACCTGGTGACGCGGCTCGGCGCCGCGCTCGGCCACGAGCTGTGA
- a CDS encoding ABC transporter substrate-binding protein — MILHHRPTRTAARRAARAVATLGAAALLLTACGTDSESGKSSGDKAGKADTSSATRTVKDATGKAVEIPAEPKRIVTLTQEDLDAVLALDIKPVGITNGQGLDKPPAYLADKVEGIDVVGNLLQPVMDKVVAAKPDLILAGDMQDEQVLKQLREITPATLVTMAPADDWKLFFRGVGNAVNKLDDANKFITGHEAAAKAAGEKLGAHKGAEVSIVRWNPDGPSWMENKQFASGVALEMGLKRPSSQNKDGNAHTPSLSLEKIDEIDGDWLFLSTLTSDGEKALKDVQSKPAYKELDAVKNGHAVTVDGSVWSTRGGPLAAGVVLNDYVEALSAE; from the coding sequence ATGATCCTGCACCACCGCCCCACCCGCACCGCCGCCCGAAGAGCGGCACGCGCCGTCGCCACGCTCGGCGCCGCCGCCCTGCTCCTGACGGCCTGCGGAACGGACTCCGAATCGGGCAAGTCCTCCGGGGACAAGGCCGGCAAGGCGGACACCTCCTCCGCGACCCGCACGGTCAAGGACGCCACCGGCAAGGCGGTGGAGATACCGGCGGAGCCGAAGCGCATCGTCACCCTGACCCAGGAAGACCTGGACGCCGTACTGGCGTTGGACATCAAGCCGGTCGGCATCACCAACGGGCAGGGCCTCGACAAGCCGCCGGCCTACCTTGCCGACAAGGTCGAGGGCATCGACGTCGTGGGCAACCTGCTCCAGCCGGTCATGGACAAGGTCGTCGCCGCGAAGCCCGACCTGATCCTCGCCGGCGACATGCAGGACGAGCAGGTGCTGAAGCAGTTGCGGGAGATCACCCCCGCCACGCTGGTGACGATGGCGCCGGCCGACGACTGGAAGCTGTTCTTCCGGGGTGTCGGCAACGCCGTCAACAAGCTCGACGACGCGAACAAGTTCATCACCGGCCACGAGGCCGCCGCCAAGGCCGCCGGGGAGAAGCTCGGCGCACACAAGGGCGCCGAGGTGTCGATCGTCCGCTGGAACCCGGACGGCCCGAGCTGGATGGAGAACAAGCAGTTCGCCAGCGGTGTCGCCCTGGAGATGGGACTGAAGCGGCCCTCGTCCCAGAACAAGGACGGCAACGCGCACACGCCGTCGCTGAGCCTGGAGAAGATCGACGAGATCGACGGCGACTGGCTGTTCCTGTCGACGCTCACCTCGGACGGCGAAAAGGCGCTCAAGGACGTCCAGTCCAAGCCGGCCTACAAGGAGCTGGACGCCGTCAAGAACGGTCACGCGGTGACCGTCGACGGCTCGGTGTGGTCCACCCGCGGTGGCCCGCTCGCGGCGGGCGTCGTCCTGAACGACTACGTCGAGGCGCTCTCGGCCGAGTGA
- the meaB gene encoding methylmalonyl Co-A mutase-associated GTPase MeaB — protein MAVKIDIDGYVRGVLDGKRAFVARAITLVESTRAEHRVLAQELLSRLLPHAGSARRIGISGVPGVGKSTFIDALGTMLTGLGHRVAVLAVDPSSSRTGGSILGDKTRMERLAVDPAAFVRPSPTAGTLGGVAKATRESIMVMEAAGYDVVLVETVGVGQSETAVANMVDTFLLLTLARTGDQLQGIKKGVLELADAIAVNKADGPHERDARSAARELAGALRLMHPADAAWTPPVLTCSARESSGLDTLWERLEQHRTLLESTGRLAAKRRDQQVDWTWTMVRDALLDGLHSHPAVRKLAPELEQRVREGTLTATLAAEEILGVYRGGGPREGGAAESG, from the coding sequence ATGGCAGTGAAGATCGACATCGACGGTTATGTGCGGGGAGTTCTCGACGGGAAGCGGGCGTTCGTGGCGCGCGCGATCACGCTCGTCGAGTCGACCCGGGCCGAACACCGGGTGCTGGCGCAGGAGTTGCTGAGCCGGTTGCTGCCGCACGCGGGGTCGGCCCGGCGGATCGGGATCAGCGGGGTGCCGGGCGTGGGCAAGTCCACGTTCATCGACGCGCTCGGCACGATGCTCACGGGTCTCGGGCACCGGGTGGCGGTGCTGGCGGTCGACCCGTCCTCCAGCCGTACGGGCGGCTCCATCCTGGGCGACAAGACCCGGATGGAGCGCCTCGCGGTGGATCCGGCCGCCTTCGTCCGCCCCTCCCCCACGGCGGGCACCCTGGGCGGGGTGGCCAAGGCGACCCGGGAGTCCATCATGGTGATGGAGGCGGCGGGTTACGACGTGGTGCTGGTGGAGACGGTGGGCGTCGGGCAGTCGGAGACGGCGGTGGCCAACATGGTCGACACGTTCCTGCTGCTGACGCTGGCCCGTACCGGCGACCAGCTGCAGGGCATCAAGAAGGGCGTCCTGGAGCTGGCGGACGCCATCGCGGTCAACAAGGCGGACGGTCCGCACGAACGTGACGCCCGGTCGGCCGCGCGCGAACTGGCGGGCGCGCTACGGCTGATGCATCCGGCGGACGCGGCCTGGACGCCCCCGGTGCTCACGTGCAGCGCGCGTGAGTCGAGCGGTCTCGACACCCTGTGGGAGCGGCTGGAGCAGCACCGGACGCTCCTGGAGTCGACCGGCCGGCTGGCGGCCAAGCGCCGCGACCAGCAGGTGGACTGGACGTGGACGATGGTCCGCGACGCGTTGCTGGACGGCCTGCACAGCCATCCGGCGGTGCGGAAGCTCGCACCGGAGCTCGAACAGCGGGTGCGGGAGGGCACGTTGACGGCGACGCTGGCCGCCGAGGAGATCCTCGGGGTCTACCGCGGGGGCGGGCCCCGCGAGGGCGGCGCGGCGGAGTCCGGCTGA
- a CDS encoding amidohydrolase, whose translation MTVPAAPRPGTRPGTRADEQADERIRALRAAVRETVRSSAPALLGLSRRLHAEPETAFEEHKAAALCHELLASHGFEVTAPAHGLDTAFSATTGSGPVTVAIACEYDALPGLGHACGHNLIAAAGVGAALGLAPYADELGLTVRVIGTPAEERGAGKALLLEAGAFDGADAAMMVHPCPFEMADFRSFALGTLDVVYTGRAAHPSLNPHEGRNAADALTVAQVALGLLRQQLPPQWRVHGITTAAGTAPNAIPDRATATYEIRALAAEDLRELRQRVEDCFRAGALATGCEVTLERPEPDYLDFRGDPELIRLWTANARELGRSEPVERPPFACTDMGNVSHVVPSIHPVLDISGGACGPHEAAFAEAAVSPAAEQALLDGAVGMAWTAADFAASRVPGRPSA comes from the coding sequence ATGACCGTTCCCGCAGCCCCACGCCCCGGGACGCGCCCCGGGACCCGGGCCGACGAGCAGGCCGACGAGCGGATCCGTGCCCTCAGGGCCGCCGTGCGGGAGACGGTCCGCTCCAGCGCCCCGGCCCTGCTCGGCCTGAGCCGACGTCTGCACGCCGAACCCGAGACCGCGTTCGAGGAGCACAAGGCCGCCGCCCTCTGCCATGAACTCCTCGCCTCGCACGGCTTCGAGGTCACCGCACCCGCGCACGGTCTGGACACGGCGTTCAGCGCCACGACCGGCTCCGGCCCCGTCACCGTGGCCATCGCCTGCGAGTACGACGCCCTGCCGGGACTGGGACATGCCTGCGGGCACAACCTCATCGCCGCGGCCGGAGTGGGCGCGGCCCTCGGACTCGCTCCGTACGCGGACGAACTCGGCCTGACCGTCCGGGTCATCGGCACTCCCGCCGAGGAGCGGGGTGCGGGCAAGGCGCTGCTGCTGGAGGCCGGCGCGTTCGACGGGGCCGACGCCGCGATGATGGTGCACCCCTGCCCCTTCGAGATGGCAGACTTCCGCTCCTTCGCGCTCGGCACCCTCGACGTCGTCTACACCGGCCGCGCCGCGCACCCCAGCCTCAATCCTCACGAGGGCCGCAACGCCGCCGACGCGCTGACCGTCGCCCAGGTCGCCCTCGGCCTCCTGCGCCAGCAACTGCCCCCGCAGTGGCGGGTGCACGGCATCACCACCGCCGCCGGGACCGCGCCCAACGCGATACCCGACCGGGCCACCGCCACGTACGAGATCCGGGCGCTGGCCGCCGAGGACCTGCGCGAACTGCGACAGCGGGTCGAGGACTGCTTCCGTGCCGGGGCGCTCGCCACCGGCTGCGAAGTGACCCTGGAGCGGCCCGAGCCCGACTACCTCGACTTCCGGGGCGACCCGGAGCTGATCCGGCTCTGGACCGCCAACGCCCGCGAGCTGGGCCGCTCCGAACCCGTCGAGCGCCCGCCGTTCGCCTGTACCGACATGGGCAACGTCTCGCACGTGGTGCCGTCCATCCACCCGGTGCTCGACATCAGCGGCGGGGCCTGTGGCCCGCACGAGGCGGCGTTCGCCGAGGCGGCGGTCTCCCCGGCGGCCGAACAGGCCCTGCTCGACGGGGCGGTGGGCATGGCTTGGACGGCTGCCGACTTCGCGGCTTCCCGGGTCCCGGGCCGGCCGTCCGCCTGA
- a CDS encoding MFS transporter — protein sequence MTWRGRVRFLDTRPLRRSQPFRDLWIGTSASQLGGQIANVAVLAQVWELTRSPVGTGAIGLATGLPMVLFGLLGGTLADTFDRRAVVRATTAGQLLAATGLCAQALAGNRDVLLLLALVAAGTSCGALGAPARRAFPVRLLPADQVAAGLALTNVSFQAAMLTGPAVAGLIIARWDLPAAYAAQAVAVAVAMLTAIRLPATRPLGTDAAGGGRRPERGGWRIVLRRPTLWGSMATDLSATLLAMPIALFPLVNEVRFGGNPQTLGLFLSSVAVGGITAGLLSGTVTRRRRGGLVQLYAAGAWGLALACFGLAGPLWLALGCLAVAGAADTVSVVTRSALVQLETPDAYRGRVSSVEHVIGVAGPELGNFRGGLVASATSASFSLVSGGLSAVLAVAVVYATNQPLRAYRTPTAHEKPSAPSGLSPAETITD from the coding sequence ATGACGTGGCGCGGACGCGTTCGTTTCCTCGACACTCGCCCCCTGCGCCGCAGTCAGCCGTTTCGCGACCTGTGGATCGGCACCTCCGCCTCTCAGCTCGGTGGACAGATAGCCAACGTGGCGGTGCTGGCCCAGGTCTGGGAGCTGACCCGGAGCCCCGTGGGCACCGGAGCCATCGGACTCGCCACCGGCCTGCCGATGGTGCTGTTCGGGCTGCTCGGCGGCACCTTGGCCGACACCTTCGACCGCCGTGCGGTGGTGCGGGCCACCACCGCGGGCCAACTCCTGGCCGCCACGGGGCTGTGCGCGCAGGCCCTGGCGGGCAACCGCGACGTGCTGCTCCTGCTCGCCCTGGTGGCCGCGGGGACGAGCTGCGGCGCCCTCGGAGCGCCCGCCCGGCGCGCCTTCCCGGTCCGGCTGTTGCCGGCCGACCAGGTCGCGGCCGGTCTCGCGCTGACCAACGTCTCCTTCCAGGCGGCGATGCTGACCGGCCCCGCGGTGGCTGGGCTGATCATCGCGCGCTGGGATCTTCCCGCCGCGTACGCGGCCCAGGCCGTGGCGGTGGCAGTCGCGATGCTGACCGCGATCCGTCTGCCTGCCACGCGGCCCCTGGGCACCGACGCGGCGGGGGGCGGGCGCCGGCCGGAGCGTGGCGGTTGGCGGATCGTCCTGCGCCGCCCGACGCTGTGGGGCTCGATGGCCACTGACCTGTCCGCGACACTGCTCGCCATGCCCATCGCGCTCTTCCCCCTGGTCAACGAGGTTCGCTTCGGCGGAAACCCGCAGACCCTCGGCCTGTTCCTCTCGTCCGTCGCGGTCGGGGGGATCACGGCCGGTCTGCTCTCCGGCACGGTGACGCGCCGGCGCCGTGGCGGCCTGGTGCAGCTGTACGCGGCCGGCGCCTGGGGCCTGGCGCTGGCCTGTTTCGGTCTGGCGGGTCCGTTGTGGCTGGCGCTGGGGTGCCTGGCGGTGGCGGGCGCCGCCGACACCGTGTCCGTCGTCACTCGCAGCGCCCTGGTGCAACTGGAGACCCCGGACGCCTACCGGGGGCGGGTCTCCTCGGTGGAACACGTGATCGGTGTCGCGGGACCCGAGCTCGGCAACTTCCGCGGCGGCCTGGTGGCGTCGGCCACCTCGGCCTCCTTCTCGCTGGTCTCCGGAGGGCTGTCAGCCGTCCTCGCGGTCGCCGTGGTGTACGCCACCAACCAACCCCTGCGCGCCTACCGGACACCGACCGCCCACGAGAAGCCGTCCGCCCCCTCGGGTCTCTCCCCGGCGGAAACGATCACCGATTAG
- a CDS encoding MarR family winged helix-turn-helix transcriptional regulator, producing the protein MTFSDPTARPDPWHSLHELLAAMDAEIERLYIERGIEGVRPRFAYPLIRLAHTGPLTIRELAKSLDRSHSAISQTVAAMRKEGLVTSEPGPDARTRRIDLTEHGRSLVPFLEAEWRATHEAVAELDGEVPYAMTAVVQEVRRALERRSMRQRITHHLVEPPR; encoded by the coding sequence GTGACATTTTCGGACCCCACGGCGCGACCCGACCCCTGGCACTCCCTGCACGAGCTTCTGGCAGCCATGGACGCGGAGATCGAGCGGCTCTACATCGAACGAGGCATCGAGGGGGTGCGCCCTCGGTTCGCCTATCCGCTGATCCGGCTCGCCCACACCGGACCGCTGACCATCCGCGAGCTCGCGAAGTCCCTGGACCGCTCGCACTCCGCGATCAGTCAGACCGTCGCCGCCATGCGCAAGGAGGGTCTCGTCACCTCCGAGCCGGGGCCCGACGCCCGCACCCGGCGCATCGACCTGACCGAGCACGGCCGCTCGTTGGTGCCGTTCCTGGAGGCGGAGTGGCGCGCCACCCACGAGGCGGTCGCCGAGCTGGACGGCGAGGTCCCGTACGCGATGACCGCGGTCGTCCAGGAGGTGCGGCGGGCCCTGGAACGCCGGTCGATGCGACAGCGGATCACGCACCACCTTGTCGAGCCACCCCGATGA